GCACGGCCACGACGTAGAAATAGACCTGCCGGCTCGACGCCCAGGCCGACGGCCAGACGCCGACCACGCCATTGTCGCCGCCGGTGACCTCCACCCACTGGAAGAACACCGCATAGGTGATCTGGGCGAAGGCGAGTGTCAGCATGGCGAGATAGATGCCCGAGAGCCGCACGATGAAATAGCCGAACAGGGCGGCTGCAAGACCTGCCGCTATCGGGGCGGCGATCAGCGCCACCTCCATCGGCAGCTTCAGCGGCCCGGTGACCAGGAGCCCCGCCGCATAGGCGCCGACGCCGAAATAGGCGGCATGGCCGAACGAAACGAGCCCGCCATTGCCGATCAGGAAGTTGAGCGAGAAGGCGGCAAGCGCGAAGACCAGAATCTCGATGCCGACCTTGACCTTGTAGGCATCGCCGACAAGCGGAATGGCGAGCAGGGCCAGCACAACCAGGGCGCTGATGATCCACTCCGTCCGGGCGAAGGGCTTCAGGTTGAGGATGCCCTCCGGAAGGATGGCGCGATTGGCGGTCGCGTCCGGCTTGCCCATCAGGCCCCAGGGCTTCACCACCAGGACTACCGCCATCAGCAGGAACACCAGAACCAGGGTGATCTTGGGGAAGATCAGGATGCCGAAGGCTTCCAGCATCTTGATGATCAGGGCGGCGATGAAGGCGCCCGGCACCGAGCCCATGCCGCCGATCACGGTGACCACGAAGGCTTCCGTGATGATGGAGAGGTCCATGCCCGTATTGGCGGGCAGGCGCGGGATCTGCAGCGCGCCGCCGAGGCCGGCGAGGAAGGCGCCGAGGAACAGCGTGCCGGTGAACAGCACGGCCTGGTTGACGCCGAGAGCGCCGACCATCTCGCGGTCCTGGGTCGCCGCCCGGATGAGCACGCCGAAGCGCGTCTTGTGCATGATCAGCAGGAGGATGCCGAGCACTGCCGGGCCGACGGCGATCAGGAACATCTCATAGGCCGGAAAGCGCTGGCCGAGGATCTCGATGCCGTGCCGCATGCCCGGTGCGCGCGGCCCCGTGATGTCCACCGGGCCCCAGATCTTCAGCACCACGTCCTGGACAATCAGCACGACGCCGAAGGTTGCCAGAAGCTGGAACAGCTCCGGCACCTTGTAGA
This region of Phreatobacter aquaticus genomic DNA includes:
- a CDS encoding ABC transporter permease encodes the protein MDLSFLVIQALSGLASASALFVIASGLTIVFGVTRIVNFAHGSFYMLGAYMAVTIVPWLLEFDRSPALFFLGVILSAIVVGVLGVVMELVLLRRIYKVPELFQLLATFGVVLIVQDVVLKIWGPVDITGPRAPGMRHGIEILGQRFPAYEMFLIAVGPAVLGILLLIMHKTRFGVLIRAATQDREMVGALGVNQAVLFTGTLFLGAFLAGLGGALQIPRLPANTGMDLSIITEAFVVTVIGGMGSVPGAFIAALIIKMLEAFGILIFPKITLVLVFLLMAVVLVVKPWGLMGKPDATANRAILPEGILNLKPFARTEWIISALVVLALLAIPLVGDAYKVKVGIEILVFALAAFSLNFLIGNGGLVSFGHAAYFGVGAYAAGLLVTGPLKLPMEVALIAAPIAAGLAAALFGYFIVRLSGIYLAMLTLAFAQITYAVFFQWVEVTGGDNGVVGVWPSAWASSRQVYFYVVAVLSLAAIFALRHVVYAPFGYTLRAARDSATRADSIGIDVRTHRWLGFILAGAAAGLAGGLYAFSKGSIDPTMISISMSIDFLVMILTGGIQTVMGPLVGAAFFHSVKDFFMPLTDFWRFFLGASIIAMVLIFPRGLVGAVQTARERFAGRAAS